One stretch of Oncorhynchus tshawytscha isolate Ot180627B linkage group LG21, Otsh_v2.0, whole genome shotgun sequence DNA includes these proteins:
- the LOC112220967 gene encoding catenin delta-1, protein LHLTQNGRLGDADIERLKLSEGYINGTQYMMVDPAHGSLDESYTPEGDSQEVHSAFSDDGTNGRRAGNAMKVITSRTVLPSDSMSIDGGVSISGMGGYSATLDRSYRQGGGGDYPTATVPRNYHYGPAGGYDDYRSAPPSEAYASLSRGTRMDDRYRPADGYRTLDSGYRAPSRQQLDPYAAQPQVGRGVRGMGSALELGGMRYAHQGHYGMEDDQRSLGYDDVEYSMAPPTMHPGYGTMPRLGPGPGGPDRRRLRSCEDTLEGDMGGVDTYTWGVNMERGSMASLDSTLRKGPPTTWRQPELPEVIAMLNYRLDPVKTNAAAFLQHLTFKNDKVKSEVRRLKGIPSLVSLLDNPKRDVHHSACGALKNISYGPDHDNKIAIKNCDGIPALVRLLRKARDQDLTDTITGTLWNLSSHDSVKMEIVDHALHALSDEVMVPHSGWERGSDGGEESLKPRHLEWETALTNTAGCLRNVSSERSEARRKLRECAGLVDSLMYIVQSQINRKDVDNKLVENSVCLLRNLSYQVHREVPGCERYQEAAPLNQGPAPGSNKAGCFGSRKGKDEWFSKGKKDADDGSVDQVDIPKRTMPAKGYELLFQPEVVRVYTSLLRESQNPSVLEAAAGAVQNLCAGRWTYGRYIRATVRLEKGLPMMAELLAHGNDRVVRAMSGALRNLAIDNRNRELLGKHAVPHLVADLPGGQSQSARPLSEETVVSVLSTLTEVLGNSLEAAKTLRASQGIERLVLINKDGKRSEREVRGAGQVLQLVWGHKDLRRPLEKDGWKKTDFMVNLNPPTNGPSTRTNGTYEDTTMPLLDRGEKRDMIPLNDLGPEAYSTLDQRERRHTLDNSLNATDTLQRGVYGGRKGSLPLLDSYDEKLIVCITQSELPLPYHCY, encoded by the exons aacGGGCGTCTGGGGGATGCGGACATAGAACGACTGAAACTGAGTGAGGGATACATTAACGGGACACAG TACATGATGGTGGACCCAGCACATGGCTCTCTAGACGAGAGCTACACACCAGAAGGTGATTCCCAGGAAGTACACTCTGCCTTCTCAGACGATGGAACCAATGGACGGCGGGCAGGGAATGCG ATGAAGGTGATCACCTCACGTACTGTCCTGCCCTCTGATTCGATGTCCATTGACGGGGGAGTGTCCATCTCGGGCATGGGCGGTTACAGTGCCACTCTGGACCGTTCCTACAGGCAGGGTGGAGGGGGGGACTACCCCACAGCCACGGTCCCCAGGAACTACCACTACGGTCCCGCGGGGGGTTACGACGACTACAGGAGCGCTCCGCCTTCGGAGGCCTACGCTAGCCTGAGCAGAGGCACACGCATGGACGACCGCTACAG acctgCGGATGGGTACAGGACACTTGACTCTGGGTACCGTGCCCCCAGTAGACAGCAGCTGGACCCCTACGCAGCCCAGCCCcaggtggggagaggggtgaggggcaTGGGAAGTGCCCTGGAGCTGGGGGGCATGCGCTACGCCCACCAGGGCCACTATGGCATGGAGGATGACCAGAGGAGTCTGGGATATGATGATGTGGAGTACAGTATGGCTCCTCCCACCATGCATCCAGGATACGGCACCATGCCACGACTAGGCCCAGGCCCAGGAGGACCGGACAGACGCAGGCTCAG GAGTTGTGAGGACACTTTGGAAGGGGACATGGGAGGAGTCGACACCTACACCTGGGGCGTCAACATGGAGAGAGGAAGTATGGCGTCATTGGACAGCACCCTGAGGAAGGGTCCGCCCACAACCTGGAGACAGCCGGAGCTCCCTGAGGTCATCGCCATGTTGAACTACAGGCTGGACCCGGTCAAAACCAACGCTGCTGCCTTCCTCCAGCACCTCACCTTCAAGAacgacaag GTGAAATCGGAGGTGCGTCGTTTAAAGGGGATCCCTTCTCTGGTCTCGTTGCTGGACAACCCCAAGAGGGATGTACACCACTCGGCTTGCGGGGCGCTCAAGAACATCTCGTACGGACCAGACCACGACAACAAGATCGCCATCAAGAACTGTGACGGCATCCCCGCCTTAGTCCGGCTACTGAGGAAGGCCAGAGACCAAGACCTCACTGACACCATTACAG gcACATTGTGGAACCTATCGTCTCACGACTCGGTGAAGATGGAGATCGTGGACCACGCGTTACACGCCCTCTCAGATGAGGTGATGGTGCCACACTctggctgggagagagggagtgacggAGGGGAGGAGAGCCTCAAACCACGCCACCTGGAGTGGGAGACGGCCCTCACCAACACAGCTGGCTGTCTGAG aAACGTGAGCTCAGAACGTAGTGAGGCCAGGCGGAAGCTGAGAGAGTGCGCAGGATTGGTGGACTCACTGATGTACATTGTCCAATCACAGATCAACCGCAAAGATGTGGACAACAAG TTGGTGGAGAACAGCGTTTGTCTGCTGAGGAATCTGTCCTATCAGGTTCACCGAGAGGTTCCCGGCTGCGAGCGCTACCAGGAGGCCGCACCTCTAAACCAGGGCCCCGCCCCCGGCTCCAACAAGGCCGGCTGCTTCGGCTCACGGAAGGGCAAAG ATGAGTGGTTTTCCAAAG gtaagAAGGATGCGGATGACGGGAGTGTGGACCAGGTTGATATTCCGAAGAGGACAATGCCTGCCAAAG GCTATGAGCTGCTGTTCCAGCCAGAGGTGGTGCGTGTGTACACGTCGCTGCTGAGAGAGAGCCAGAACCCCTCAGTGCTGGAGGCCGCAGCCGGGGCTGTACAGAACCTGTGTGCCGGACGCTGGACT tATGGTCGCTATATCCGGGCCACGGTGCGTCTGGAGAAGGGCCTGCCCATGATGGCAGAGCTGCTGGCTCATGGGAACGACCGTGTGGTCAGAGCCATGTCGGGAGCCCTGAGAAACCTGGCCATCGACAATCGCAACCGCGAGCTGCTCG GTAAGCACGCTGTGCCCCACCTGGTAGCAGACCTGCCGGGTGGCCAGAGCCAGTCGGCACGACCTCTGTCTGAGGAGACGGTGGTGTCTGTACTGAGCACGCTCACTGAGGTGCTGGGCAACAGCCTGGAGGCCGCCAAGACCCTTAGGGCCTCCCAAGGCATCGAGAGACTGGTACTCATCAACAAGGATGG TAAGCGGTCTGAGCGGGAGGTGCGTGGGGCAGGCCAGGTGTTACAGCTGGTCTGGGGGCACAAGGATCTGCGGCGCCCCCTGGAGAAGGACGGCTGGAAGAAGACCGACTTCATGGTGAACCTCAACCCCCCCACCAACGGCCCCTCTACACGCACCAATGGGACCTACGAGGACACTACCATGCCACTGCTAGACAGAG GGGAGAAGAGGGACATGATTCCACTGAATGACCTAGGGCCTG AAGCCTACTCTACActggaccagagggagaggagacacactcTGGACAACTCCCTCAACGCCACAGACACTTTACAG CGTGGGGTGTATGGAGGCAGAAAGGGTTCACTGCCTCTGTTGGACTCCTACGATG aAAAACTGATAGTGTGCATCACCCAGAGTGAGCTGCCCCTGCCCTACCACTGCTACTGA